From Humisphaera borealis, the proteins below share one genomic window:
- a CDS encoding DUF1552 domain-containing protein has translation MSSKPSLSRRTLLRGLGTAVALPMLDAMLPGNGILQAAATGRPNVAGAPVRSAFMFTPNGVNYPEWLPKGEGSNYTLSKLLSPLEKVKADINVLSGLTLDNARAKGDGPGDHARSAAAFLTGAHPNKTSGRDIRLGVSIDQVAAGQIGSKTKLPSLELGLDKGQIAGECDSGYSCAYVSNISWRSETSPMPKEIDPRSLFDRLFGANGPQATAADNSKIVRQRKSVLDYVAEDAKRLQSKLGSGDRMKLDEFTTSIREIEKRIDFAKAKDVAPVAKPTMDRPAGIPGTTQEHMRLMVDLLVLAFQMDLTRIATVMVARDGSNRNFPDLGITEGHHSLSHHSGNPAKIDSIQKIDMFHMQQFAYFVQKLKSVKEGDGTMLDNTMLMCGSGIGDGNRHNHENLPIVWAGGAGGQVKTGRHIAFPKNTPLCNLYLSMLTMAGGKADRFGDSDGLIKMG, from the coding sequence ATGTCGAGCAAGCCAAGTCTCTCCCGCCGTACCCTGCTCCGTGGCCTTGGCACGGCGGTGGCACTGCCCATGCTCGACGCGATGCTCCCCGGCAACGGCATCCTGCAGGCCGCCGCCACCGGCCGGCCGAATGTCGCCGGGGCGCCGGTTCGGTCGGCGTTCATGTTCACCCCCAACGGCGTGAACTACCCCGAATGGCTCCCCAAAGGCGAAGGTTCGAACTACACGCTGTCCAAGCTGCTGAGCCCACTTGAAAAGGTCAAAGCCGACATCAACGTGCTTTCAGGCCTGACGCTCGACAACGCCCGCGCTAAGGGCGACGGCCCCGGCGACCACGCCCGGTCGGCCGCGGCGTTCCTGACCGGCGCTCACCCCAACAAGACCTCCGGCCGTGACATCCGCCTGGGCGTGTCGATCGACCAAGTCGCCGCCGGGCAGATCGGCAGCAAAACCAAGCTGCCGTCTCTCGAACTTGGCCTCGATAAAGGGCAGATCGCCGGCGAATGCGATTCGGGTTACTCGTGCGCCTACGTCAGCAACATCTCCTGGCGGTCGGAAACGTCGCCGATGCCGAAGGAGATCGATCCCCGTTCGCTGTTCGATCGGCTGTTCGGTGCCAACGGCCCGCAGGCGACCGCCGCCGACAACTCCAAGATCGTCCGCCAGCGCAAGAGCGTGCTCGACTACGTCGCCGAGGACGCCAAGCGGCTTCAGTCGAAGCTGGGCTCCGGCGACCGGATGAAGCTCGACGAGTTCACGACCAGCATCCGCGAGATTGAGAAGCGGATCGACTTCGCCAAGGCCAAGGATGTCGCCCCCGTCGCCAAGCCGACCATGGATCGCCCGGCGGGCATCCCCGGCACGACGCAGGAGCACATGCGGCTGATGGTTGACCTGCTGGTGCTCGCGTTCCAGATGGACCTGACGCGTATCGCAACCGTCATGGTCGCCCGTGACGGCAGCAACCGGAACTTCCCCGATCTGGGTATCACCGAAGGGCACCACAGCCTGAGCCATCACAGCGGCAACCCGGCGAAGATCGATTCGATCCAGAAGATCGACATGTTCCACATGCAGCAGTTCGCGTACTTCGTGCAGAAGCTCAAGAGCGTGAAGGAAGGCGACGGCACGATGCTGGACAACACGATGCTGATGTGTGGCAGCGGCATCGGCGACGGCAACCGGCACAACCACGAGAATCTGCCCATCGTCTGGGCCGGCGGGGCCGGCGGCCAGGTGAAAACCGGCCGTCATATCGCGTTCCCCAAGAACACGCCGCTGTGCAACCTGTACCTCAGCATGCTCACCATGGCCGGCGGGAAGGCCGACCGGTTTGGTGATAGCGATGGGTTGATCAAGATGGGTTGA